A section of the Meles meles chromosome 8, mMelMel3.1 paternal haplotype, whole genome shotgun sequence genome encodes:
- the LOC123949420 gene encoding olfactory receptor 4C16-like has product MQLNNNVTEFILLGLTQDPVRKKIVFVTFLFFYLGTLLGNFLIITTIKTSRTLGSPMYVFLFHLSLSDTCFSTCIAPRMIVDALLRKTTISFSECMIQVFSLHFFGCLGIFILILMAADRYVAICKPLHYTTIMSRGACAVLVAVAWVGSCVHSLAQICLALSLPFCGPNVIDHYFCDLQPLLKLACADTYVVNLLLVSNSGAICTVSFVMLMCSYVIILYSLRNHSAEGRRKAFSTCISHIIVVILFFGPCIFIYTRPAITFPMDKMIAVFYTLGTPLINPLIYTLRNAEVKDAMRKLWRKKVDFR; this is encoded by the coding sequence ATGCAGCTGAATAATAATGTGACTGAGTTCATTCTGCTTGGGTTGACCCAGGATCCTGTTAGAAAGAAAATAGTGTTTGtcactttcttgtttttctatttgGGGACGTTGCTGGGTAACTTTCTGATTATTACTACTATCAAGACCAGCCGGACACTTGGGAGTCCAATGTATGTCTTCCTTTTCCACCTATCCTTATCTGACACCTGCTTCTCTACTTGCATAGCCCCTAGAATGATTGTGGATGCCCTTTTGAGGAAGACCACTATCTCTTTCAGTGAGTGCATGATACAagtcttttcactacatttctTTGGCTGCTTGGGGATCTTCATCCTTATCCTCATGGCTgctgaccgctatgtggccatctgtaagcCTCTGCACTACACAACCATCATGAGTCGAGGGGCCTGTGCTGTGCTAGTGGCTGTGGCCTGGGTGGGGTCCTGTGTGCATTCTTTAGCTCAGATTTGTCTTGCCTTGAGTTTGCCTTTCTGTGGTCCCAATGTGATTGATCACTATTTTTGTGACTTGCAGCCCTTGTTGAAACTTGCCTGTGCAGACACCTATGTGGTCAACCTACTGTTGGTGTCCAATAGTGGGGCCATTTGTACAGTGAGTTTTGTCATGCTGATGTGCTCCTATGTTATAATCCTGTATTCTCTGAGAAACCACAGTGctgaagggaggagaaaagccTTCTCTACCTGCATCTCTCACATCATTGTGGTCATCTTGTTCTTTGGTCCTTGCATATTCATATACACACGCCCGGCAATCACCTTCCCCATGGATAAGATGATAGCTGTGTTTTATACACTTGGAACACCTTTGATCAATCCTCTGATTTACACACTGAGGAATGCAGAGGTGAAAGATGCCATGAGGAAGTTATGGAGAAAAAAAGTTGATTTCAGATGA